Proteins co-encoded in one Patescibacteria group bacterium genomic window:
- the miaB gene encoding tRNA (N6-isopentenyl adenosine(37)-C2)-methylthiotransferase MiaB, with translation MTAMNKKTYNIFVIGCQMSISDSERIAFSLESLGYSHEKDIYKADLAVITTCGVKQSAENRIYGLIPTIKKKNPKSVVILTGCLSGDKIVKKRLGKAVDVWMPIINLDSLPEILGGYIGEKKTLERDYLELKAKYESDFSAFVPIGNGCNNYCSYCYVPHARGREKYRNHKDIVNEVKELIKKEYKEITLIAQNVNSYKSGDANFSKLLKMVNDLKGNFWLRFSTSHPKDMSDELIETMGECDKLCHHVHLPAQAGNNKVLERMNRKYTREHYLGLIEKIRKTLDTQAGVIINGFWNTAVSITTDIIVGFPGETKKQFGETLSLFETVKYDMAYISPYSSRPNTAAAKFKDAISEEEKRRREDELNDVLSKYCLENNKEYLGKTIEVLIDKKTKSGHWTGKTKTSKTVIIEKSENNNLLGQIIKVKIDKVKNFGLYGDIVE, from the coding sequence ATGACTGCTATGAATAAAAAAACTTACAATATATTTGTTATAGGATGTCAAATGAGTATAAGCGATTCAGAACGGATTGCTTTTTCATTGGAATCGCTCGGATACTCTCATGAGAAGGATATTTACAAGGCAGATTTGGCCGTAATTACGACTTGTGGTGTTAAACAATCAGCTGAAAATAGAATATATGGCTTAATCCCAACAATAAAGAAAAAGAATCCAAAATCTGTAGTTATTCTAACAGGTTGTCTTAGTGGAGATAAAATAGTAAAAAAAAGACTGGGTAAGGCAGTTGATGTTTGGATGCCCATAATTAATCTAGATAGTTTACCAGAAATTCTAGGTGGGTATATTGGTGAAAAGAAGACTCTTGAAAGAGATTATTTGGAGCTAAAAGCAAAATACGAATCAGATTTTTCCGCTTTTGTTCCTATTGGAAATGGTTGCAACAATTATTGTTCTTATTGCTACGTTCCACATGCTAGAGGAAGAGAAAAATATAGAAATCATAAGGACATAGTAAATGAAGTAAAAGAATTGATAAAAAAAGAATATAAAGAGATAACCTTAATTGCTCAAAATGTTAATAGCTACAAATCTGGAGATGCAAACTTTTCAAAATTATTAAAAATGGTCAATGATTTAAAAGGAAATTTTTGGCTGCGTTTTTCTACCAGCCATCCCAAAGACATGAGTGATGAGTTAATTGAGACAATGGGGGAATGCGATAAACTTTGTCATCATGTTCATTTGCCAGCGCAAGCAGGAAATAATAAAGTTTTAGAAAGGATGAACAGAAAATATACCAGAGAGCATTATTTAGGTCTTATCGAAAAAATTAGAAAAACCCTAGATACTCAAGCGGGCGTTATAATAAATGGTTTCTGGAACACAGCTGTTTCCATCACAACAGATATTATTGTTGGTTTTCCGGGGGAGACTAAAAAACAATTTGGAGAAACCTTAAGTTTATTCGAAACTGTTAAATATGATATGGCCTATATTTCACCATATAGCTCAAGACCAAATACAGCTGCAGCCAAATTTAAAGACGCAATTTCGGAGGAGGAAAAAAGAAGGAGAGAGGATGAATTAAATGATGTTTTATCAAAATATTGTTTAGAAAATAATAAAGAATATTTAGGAAAAACAATTGAAGTATTGATTGATAAAAAGACAAAAAGTGGACACTGGACCGGTAAAACAAAAACTAGCAAGACTGTGATTATAGAAAAATCAGAAAACAATAATTTGCTTGGACAGATAATTAAAGTAAAAATTGATAAAGTTAAAAATTTTGGTTTGTATGGAGATATTGTCGAATAA
- the miaA gene encoding tRNA (adenosine(37)-N6)-dimethylallyltransferase MiaA — MEILSNNKVIVILGPTSGGKTSLAVELAHRFDGEIVSADSRQVYRGMDIGTGKDLSEFSFKEKNGDNVNIPYHLMDVVDPRDEFDVVQWNKMAKLAIDDILKRNKLPIVVGGTGLYLQSLVDNYDFSETKPDKEERSLLEKKSIKDLIFILKNIKPGIEDELDENDLGNKRRLIRYIQILKNNKDFSIKKSLNSKNKYNFLLLGLTFPREVLNERIYKRLIQRIEKEGMIDEVKKLHENGVSWERMESFGLEYKHLSWYLNDKIFYVEMVEKLNIAIRQFAKRQMSWFRRWEKQGREIKWVDNTGEANNEIVNKFLSK; from the coding sequence ATGGAGATATTGTCGAATAACAAAGTAATAGTGATACTTGGTCCTACCTCTGGTGGAAAAACCAGCCTTGCAGTTGAGCTTGCCCATAGATTTGATGGAGAGATAGTCTCAGCTGATTCGAGACAGGTTTATCGTGGGATGGATATTGGGACGGGGAAGGATTTAAGTGAATTTAGCTTCAAAGAAAAAAATGGAGATAATGTTAATATACCTTATCACTTAATGGATGTAGTTGATCCGAGAGATGAATTTGATGTAGTCCAATGGAATAAAATGGCTAAACTAGCCATAGATGATATTTTAAAAAGAAATAAATTACCAATAGTCGTTGGCGGAACTGGCCTATATTTGCAATCCTTGGTTGATAATTATGACTTTTCAGAAACCAAGCCAGACAAAGAAGAAAGAAGTCTTTTGGAAAAGAAGAGCATAAAAGATTTAATATTTATCTTAAAAAATATTAAACCAGGAATCGAGGATGAACTTGATGAAAATGATTTGGGAAACAAAAGAAGACTTATTCGATATATACAAATATTGAAAAATAATAAAGATTTTTCAATAAAAAAATCTCTCAATAGTAAAAATAAATATAATTTTCTTTTGCTCGGACTTACTTTTCCGCGAGAAGTTTTAAATGAAAGAATTTATAAAAGATTGATACAAAGAATAGAAAAAGAGGGAATGATTGATGAAGTGAAAAAACTTCATGAGAATGGTGTTAGCTGGGAACGGATGGAGAGTTTTGGATTGGAGTACAAACATCTTTCATGGTATCTCAATGATAAGATATTTTATGTAGAGATGGTTGAGAAGTTAAACATCGCAATAAGACAGTTCGCCAAAAGGCAAATGAGTTGGTTTAGGCGTTGGGAAAAACAGGGGAGGGAGATAAAATGGGTAGATAATACAGGAGAGGCAAACAATGAAATAGTAAATAAATTTTTGAGTAAGTAG